The window CATGCATAATGGCTACTGCCCTTTTATCAAATTCCTGTGATCCAGGCATTAGTCCTCTTGCTTCAGCATAAGGTGACAGGTATGACCTCTTCTGAAAATGCTCAATTCGTCCACCATGTCTAAAGACCTTACCATAGTTTGGTGGAAACTTCATTGGAAAAGGCAGACAAAGAACTCCAGGCTCCCCTGGTGGCTCTGAGATAATTCCTGTTGCCACAGCTTTCTTCTCTATCTCTGTAACTGCCCAAGAAGGGTTCCATGCTGTGAGTTGCAAATACTCATCATCTTCTATTCTCCTGACTTTGAAGTGGTCAGGGAACATATGAATCCACTTCGTCCTGAAATCATACGGAAGGCCCATGTCTCTCCGAAAATGTACTATCTTATCGACAGGAAGCCTTTTATCCACAGACATCATCAGGAGCCTCGTAACATGCTCAACTGCCTTCTCCGAATGCTCTTCCAGAAGCCTAGCCTCTTCTTCTACGAGCTCCTCGGCTTGCTCCGTAAGTCCGCACCATAGCACTCCCTTCTTGTCCCTGTAGATCTCGAACAGCTTGGGCGATTTGCGGATGAAGTCCTCGACTTTATGGGGCTTACTCAGACTGATCTGCTGCCGATACTGCTCCAACCGCTTCAGTGGTATTACTTGTTCGGGCTCTTTCTTCAAAACCTCCATTATGACCAACACCTTCGAAGCAACCTTCCAGCATTCCGTGACAACTTCAAGATCATGCACCCGCTTCTTCTTGCTTCTGTCCTGGACCCGTCGACTCTTTGCCATTGATCGCTTTTGCAAGGCTGAGTGAAGCCAATCAGGAGAAAATGCACCTCTTCCCGTCGCCACAGTTGAACATGATACACTATCACCGAAAACATGCAATAGGAGCCGTCTACCAACCGATGCAAGCCTCAGTACATCAGAAGCACCACGGCCTGACATTGATTTGACTAATTTTTGTCAAATATAACTCAAAGGAATATGTTTCTCTTATTTTTCAATGCAACCAGGATTCCCCTTCGTGCCTTGGTAACGAGGACCTGTGGCTGGACCACATAACCACACAATGAACACAAGAAGTATGATCGAAGAAGCTTCAGAGTATATAGAGAAATCAAATTTGGACCTCAAATAATCTGGTAGCAAACCATCTGAATCCAACGTCACCTACTCACCAGTATGGTGCTCGTTAAAATGTCCAAAAGAAATTCATCTATCGATATGGGAGAAGGGGTCGGTGTGCCACGAGCGAACCGAATTTTTAACGTCGATGTGACGCCTTCTTCAATCCGACGGAATCCGCCGGCCGGCACGGAGTAGGAGAGAGGATAGTGGGAAGCGAGGTTACCGCGGCGCCGATGACCAACAATAGCAATGCGCCGCACTCCGCCTAATCCACGTCTTCCGCTACGCCTGGCCTCGGTCGCACATCCAGCCCTCTGTGCTAGCCTCGAGTTCGAGCGGTTGGCCAAGGTCGTCGAGCAGACAACGAGCTCTTCCGGGCAGGAGTCCGCCTCACTGGAGGAAACCGATAGTGAGAGAGAGGGCTAGGGCTTGGCTTAACGGGAAAGAAGAGCCGGCATGACGGCCCGGTTTGGTTCGGTCCACTAAAAACACTTCCGTTTTCTATTACCAAAGTAGAAAACTGTAATACAAAAACATGAAACAACTTCACTCGTGTCT of the Musa acuminata AAA Group cultivar baxijiao chromosome BXJ2-10, Cavendish_Baxijiao_AAA, whole genome shotgun sequence genome contains:
- the LOC135624989 gene encoding protein WHAT'S THIS FACTOR 1, chloroplastic-like gives rise to the protein MSGRGASDVLRLASVGRRLLLHVFGDSVSCSTVATGRGAFSPDWLHSALQKRSMAKSRRVQDRSKKKRVHDLEVVTECWKVASKVLVIMEVLKKEPEQVIPLKRLEQYRQQISLSKPHKVEDFIRKSPKLFEIYRDKKGVLWCGLTEQAEELVEEEARLLEEHSEKAVEHVTRLLMMSVDKRLPVDKIVHFRRDMGLPYDFRTKWIHMFPDHFKVRRIEDDEYLQLTAWNPSWAVTEIEKKAVATGIISEPPGEPGVLCLPFPMKFPPNYGKVFRHGGRIEHFQKRSYLSPYAEARGLMPGSQEFDKRAVAIMHEISSFTIEKRLVTDHLTHFRREFVMPQKLMRLLLKHFGIFYVSERGKRFSVFLTEAYDRSELIDKCPLVLWKEKILRLTGYRGRRKRINNYSDFSDSKDDLIEGNHDNRSSLMEVEDGEIFGTMDDSSIIDESEMDVGEVKEAYED